One window of the Solanum stenotomum isolate F172 chromosome 11, ASM1918654v1, whole genome shotgun sequence genome contains the following:
- the LOC125844643 gene encoding pollen-specific leucine-rich repeat extensin-like protein 1, protein MGGGKTTIMVLKVDLQCSSCYKKVKNILCKFPQIRDQVYDEKCNTVTITVVCCNPEKLRDKLCSKGCGVIKSIAIKDPPKPKPPEKPKEPEPKTPEKPKEVEKPKPKEPEKPKEPEKPKEVPKPKPVTPPPAPEPVMPIQEYLQPPHGYCCGQCYEGQMGGPCYQGYGRPVPPPPRHCCGECYEGQTGGPCYQGYGRPVPPPPGHCCGQCYEGQTGGPCYQGYGRPVPPPPCYDNYGPGPRPVPYGYGTGCNVSRCDQYFNDENANGCSII, encoded by the exons ATGGGGGGTGGAAAG ACCACTATCATGGTACTCAAGGTTGATCTTCAATGTTCAAGCTGCTACAAAAAGGTCAAAAATATTCTCTGTAAATTCCCTC AAATTAGAGACCAAGTATATGATGAGAAGTGCAATACAGTCACAATCACTGTGGTTTGTTGTAATCCTGAAAAACTTCGTGACAAATTGTGTAGTAAAGGATGTGGTGTAATCAAGAGCATTGCAATCAAAGACCCTCCAAAGCCCAAACCTCCCGAAAAACCCAAAGAGCCCGAACCTAAGACACCTGAAAAGCCAAAAGAAGTTGAGAAGCCTAAGCCCAAAGAGCCCGAAAAGCCCAAAGAGCCCGAAAAGCCCAAAGAAGTTCCTAAACCTAAACCAGTTACTCCACCACCAGCACCAGAGCCCGTAATGCCAATTCAAGAATACCTACAACCGCCACACGGATATTGTTGTGGACAATGCTACGAAGGCCAAATGGGGGGCCCATGTTATCAAGGGTATGGAAGACCGGTCCCTCCGCCCCCGAGACATTGTTGTGGAGAATGCTACGAAGGCCAAACCGGGGGCCCATGTTATCAAGGGTATGGAAGACCAGTCCCTCCGCCCCCGGGACATTGTTGTGGGCAATGTTACGAAGGCCAAACCGGGGGCCCATGTTATCAAGGGTATGGAAGACCAGTCCCTCCGCCCCCATGTTACGATAACTATGGGCCTGGGCCTAGGCCTGTGCCTTATGGCTATGGTACGGGCTGTAATGTAAGCAGATGTGATCAGTACTTTAATGATGAAAATGCTAATGGTTGCTCAATTATTTAA